A section of the Malania oleifera isolate guangnan ecotype guangnan chromosome 2, ASM2987363v1, whole genome shotgun sequence genome encodes:
- the LOC131147864 gene encoding uncharacterized protein LOC131147864 gives MKGLGLFGVLVFLVLLLCGHSLGKECTNTPTQLSSHTYRYALLTSNNQTWKDEMFSFYHLIPTDDSAWSNMLPRKVLREEDEFKWTMMYRTMKNAHKSSDSPGGNFLKEVSLHNVRLDPDSLQGRAQQTNLEYLLLLNVDSLVWSFRKTAGLPTIGTPYGGWEAPTGELRGHFVGHYLSASALMWASTHNDSLKEKMSAVVFALSACQDEMGTGYLSAFPSELFDRFEAIKPVWAPYYTIHKILAGLLDQYSFAGNTLALKMTTRMVEYFCNRVQNVISKYSIERHWMSLNEETGGMNDVLYRLYSITGDQKHIWLAHLFDKPCFLGLLAVKADDLSGFHANTHIPVVIGSQMRYELTGDPLYKEISTYFMDVVNSSHSFATGGTSFHEFWTDPKRLANTLDTENEESCTTYNMLKVSRHLFRWTKEIAYADYYERAVTNGVLSIQRGREPGIMIYMLPLGPGNSKARSYHGWGTQFNSFWCCYGTAIESFSKLGDSIYFEEEGKQPALYITQYISSSLDWESGKIVLNQQVDPVVSWEPFLRVNFTISSKEGAGQSSALQLRVPTWSSSNGAKAVLNGQNLQLPPPGNFHSVSVSPGSKLNLELPMSLRTEPIKDDRPDHASLQAILYGPYLLVGLSSGDLDIKTESAAISQWTVSVPYSQNSQLVSLSQKVGSTSFSFTNSNQSITMENFPAAGTDAAVHATFRLIVLDRKYKRYSNPKDAIGKSVMLEPFNFPGMVVVEQGENGDVTVANFDSSKNNSAFRLVAGLDGKNETVSLESERQNGCFVYSGIDYKSGLNLKLSCNSESTDDGFKEATSFVLNGGISQYHPISFVANGGKRNFLLQPLFSLRDESYVVYFNIQP, from the exons atgaaGGGTTTAGGGCTGTTTGGGGTTTTAGTGTTTCTTGTGTTACTACTGTGTGGCCATAGTCTGGGGAAGGAGTGCACAAACACTCCCACTCAGCTCTCATCCCATACTTACAGATACGCGCTCTTGACTTCAAACAATCAAACATGGAAGGATGAGATGTTTTCCTTCTACCATTTGATTCCCACTGATGACTCTGCGTGGAGTAATATGCTTCCCAGGAAGGTTTTAAGGGAAGAGGATGAATTTAAGTGGACAATGATGTACAGAACCATGAAGAATGCGCACAAGTCCAGTGACTCCCCTGGAGGGAATTTTCTCAAGGAAGTGTCATTGCACAATGTGAGGTTGGATCCGGATTCGTTGCAGGGGCGAGCTCAACAAACAAATTTGGAGTATCTGTTGTTGTTGAATGTGGATAGTTTGGTTTGGAGCTTTAGGAAAACTGCAGGGTTGCCAACAATTGGCACACCCTATGGCGGCTGGGAGGCCCCAACTGGCGAGCTTCGAGGTCATTTTGTGG GGCATTACTTGAGCGCATCGGCTCTCATGTGGGCCAGCACTCACAATGATAGTCTTAAAGAGAAGATGTCTGCAGTGGTTTTTGCTCTTTCTGCCTGTCAGGACGAAATGGGTACTGGATATCTATCTGCTTTCCCATCTGAGCTATTCGACCGGTTTGAAGCTATAAAACCTGTCTGGGCACCATATTACACCATTCACAAG ATATTGGCAGGTCTTTTGGATCAATATTCATTTGCTGGCAACACTCTAGCCTTAAAAATGACAACGAGGATGGTTGAGTATTTCTGCAATCGTGTCCAGAATGTCATATCAAAATACTCTATAGAAAGACACTGGATGTCACTTAATGAAGAAACTGGTGGCATGAATGATGTCCTTTATAGGCTATACAGTATAACG GGTGATCAGAAGCATATATGGTTGGCGCATCTTTTTGACAAACCATGTTTTCTAGGATTGCTTGCTGTTAAG GCTGATGATTTATCTGGGTTTCATGCCAATACACATATCCCTGTGGTCATTGGATCTCAAATGCGTTATGAACTAACTGGTGATCCTCTTTATAAg GAAATCAGTACATACTTCATGGATGTTGTTAACTCTTCTCACAGCTTTGCAACTGGAGGGACATCATTCCATGAGTTCTG GACAGATCCAAAGAGGTTGGCTAACACTCTTGATACTGAGAATGAAGAATCCTGTACAACTTATAACATGCTAAAG GTTTCTCGTCACCTGTTTAGGTGGACCAAAGAAATCGCATATGCAGATTATTATGAACGTGCCGTGACAAATGGAGTTCTAAGCATCCAAAGAGGAAGGGAACCTGGAATAATGATCTACATGCTTCCACTGGGTCCTGGAAATTCCAAAGCCCGAAGCTACCATGGATGGGGGACACAGTTTAACTCTTTCTGGTGCTGCTATGGGACAG CAATTGAATCCTTCTCAAAGTTAGGAGACTCAATATACTTTGAAGAGGAAGGAAAACAGCCAGCACTTTACATCACCCAGTACATATCAAGCTCTCTTGATTGGGAATCAGGAAAGATTGTGCTAAATCAACAAGTCGATCCTGTTGTTTCATGGGAGCCTTTCCTACGAGTGAACTTTACAATTTCTTCGAAAGAG GGGGCAGGTCAATCATCTGCCTTGCAATTGCGAGTACCCACTTGGTCATCTTCAAATGGTGCCAAGGCTGTATTGAATGGTCAGAATTTGCAGCTACCACCTCCAG GTAATTTCCATTCTGTCTCTGTAAGCCCTGGTAGCAAATTGAACCTGGAGCTGCCCATGAGCCTAAGAACGGAGCCCATTAAAG ATGATCGGCCTGACCACGCTTCTCTTCAAGCCATACTTTATGGCCCCTACCTTCTTGTGGGTCTGTCCTCCGGTGACTTGGACATCAAAACTGAGTCAGCTGCAATTTCACAATGGACAGTTTCGGTTCCATACAGTCAGAATTCTCAGCTTGTTTCACTCTCCCAGAAAGTGGGGAGCACATCTTTTAGTTTCACAAATTCAAACCAATCAATTACTATGGAGAATTTTCCAGCAGCTGGCACTGATGCAGCAGTGCATGCTACTTTCAGGCTCATTGTGTTGGACAGAAAATACAAAAGATATTCAAACCCAAAAGATGCTATTGGAAAATCAGTGATGTTGGAACCATTTAATTTTCCAGGAATGGTTGTAGTTGAACAAGGAGAAAATGGAGATGTTACAGTTGCAAATTTTGATAGTAGCAAGAACAATTCTGCTTTCCGTTTGGTTGCTGGGTTGGACGGGAAGAACGAAACTGTTTCGCTGGAGTCAGAAAGGCAGAATGGATGTTTTGTGTACAGTGGTATAGACTATAAGTCCGGTCTGAACCTTAAGCTCAGCTGCAATTCTGAGTCAACCGACGATGGTTTTAAGGAGGCAACTAGCTTTGTGTTGAATGGGGGAATAAGCCAGTATCATCCTATCAGCTTTGTGGCAAATGGGGGAAAGAGGAATTTTCTTCTGCAGCCATTATTTAGCTTGAGGGATGAGTCTTATGTTGTGTATTTCAATATTCAACCTTAA